A region from the Nostoc sp. HK-01 genome encodes:
- a CDS encoding putative short chain dehydrogenase: MSFIQNFKNANAMIIGASQGIGFGFVKQLLQDTRINKIYATYRQQQTAAELLALTSEYADKLTCIEMDITDELQIVEAVRNISTQINKLHLVINCVGLLHEDDFQPEKSLRQINPENLLRYFQINSIGAVLLAKHLLPLFRHKEPSVFASISAKVGSIGDNQLGGWYGYRASKAALNMLMRTAAIEYGRSCPQTLVVTLHPGTTDTRLSRPFQRSVPPEKLFSVERTVSQLLTVIEQLEADDSGQFFSWDGSKLPW; encoded by the coding sequence ATGTCTTTTATTCAAAATTTTAAAAATGCCAATGCTATGATTATCGGAGCCAGCCAAGGCATTGGTTTCGGTTTTGTTAAACAACTACTTCAAGATACCAGAATCAACAAAATCTACGCAACATATCGTCAGCAACAAACAGCAGCAGAGTTATTAGCTTTAACATCTGAATATGCTGATAAACTAACTTGTATAGAAATGGATATTACTGATGAGTTACAGATTGTTGAAGCTGTAAGAAATATCAGCACACAAATCAATAAACTGCACTTAGTCATTAACTGCGTAGGACTGTTACATGAAGATGATTTCCAACCCGAAAAAAGCTTAAGACAAATTAACCCAGAAAATTTACTACGCTATTTTCAAATTAACAGTATTGGTGCAGTATTACTAGCTAAACATTTATTACCTTTATTTCGCCATAAAGAACCCAGCGTGTTTGCCAGTATCTCTGCTAAAGTGGGCAGTATTGGCGACAACCAACTGGGAGGATGGTATGGTTATCGTGCTTCTAAAGCGGCGCTGAATATGTTGATGCGAACAGCCGCAATTGAGTATGGTAGAAGTTGTCCTCAGACTTTGGTTGTAACTTTACATCCCGGAACAACTGATACTCGTCTTTCTCGTCCATTTCAGCGCAGTGTACCACCAGAAAAATTATTTTCAGTAGAACGTACTGTATCCCAATTATTAACTGTAATTGAACAACTGGAAGCAGACGATAGTGGGCAATTTTTTTCCTGGGATGGAAGCAAATTACCTTGGTAA
- a CDS encoding DOPA-dioxygenase-like protein, translating into MIENNLGKTMKENSIIIGFHAHVYYDLETRDVAAQIREGLGTRFEVQLGRWHDQPIGPHPKSMYQVAFAPNQFPQVVPWLMLNREGLDILVHPETGDDVTDHTAHALWLGNKLELNIQVLQRIRPNAS; encoded by the coding sequence ATGATAGAAAATAATTTAGGTAAAACTATGAAAGAAAATAGTATCATCATCGGTTTTCATGCTCATGTTTACTATGATCTAGAAACTCGTGATGTTGCGGCTCAAATCCGCGAAGGATTAGGTACAAGATTTGAAGTGCAACTGGGACGTTGGCATGATCAGCCAATTGGGCCACATCCTAAATCAATGTATCAAGTTGCCTTTGCACCAAACCAATTTCCGCAAGTCGTACCTTGGTTAATGCTGAACCGTGAAGGATTAGATATTCTCGTCCATCCTGAGACTGGTGATGATGTCACAGACCATACAGCACACGCTTTATGGCTAGGAAATAAGCTGGAATTGAATATCCAAGTTCTACAGCGAATTAGACCTAACGCCTCTTAA
- a CDS encoding putative signal transduction protein containing Nacht domain, whose product MIIIDWLAVWGVTQAVGFTFKPIFEELAKDVVKDWAKDLLKCIPKNISQQLKKEDIEIAAGKALKEFLELMQQELEDADIEEIELKQYTKILKNFISNPFIRETLGYPFQSDCQFLDYQALSRTWYEMNLPNLPQKFDWERLTKRYVKKVKAIIRESDKLRSLLDSQTLEELSKNLQKIAGVPTDFDLHRYQEGLYERYGNLKLDSLDTTGYAYNELKLWRMFIAQNVREVHQVLPQVHELPKEHFKKLRDANQIEAEILLEELEGYRRVYFEQPIVSVLDIINNPVYKYIVILGDPGSGKSTLLQFLALNWAETPLNNIISQPIPLLIELRTYIRRRENNECSNFLEFFHKCSGIVHHLNQNQLHEHLKTGNALVMFDGLDEVFELGKREDVITDIHRFTNVYPHVRVIVTSRVIGYKPQRLRDAEFRHFMLQDLEAEQIQDFIIRWHELTFHDEEDKLRKRERLHRAIDTSKSIAELAGNPLLLTMMAILNRNQELPRDRATLYEQASRVLLHQWDVERALVEDSRLDPKTIDYKDKQAMLRQVAYHMQTSAKGLTGNLISVNDLEKILIRYLKNIEFEYPTKVARVMINQLRTRNFMLCFLGADYYAFVHRTFLEYFCAWEFVWQFKETQTLSIKELNNEVFEKHWRYETWHEVLRLITGMIEPRFVCEILEYLMAQNGEAEKFINLFLAAKCLAEVRNRLLVTTTANKLLHRLKELTKYDLGYYYQPYRDEEETKLVQEIRTKAVTSVATTWKDDADTLVWLKQLANADEHEDVRRTSVQELARSFRDHVDTLVWLKQRAIADNDWTVRQVALQELARNFKDDLEILPMLQQRATTDENEYVRQAAVQELARGFKDKPDILHWLKQRVTADNSGTVRQVAVQELARSFKDDLETLVWLKQRTTDNDWTVRQVAVQELARGFKDDLDTLFILKQCAITDENEYVRQAAVQELARVFKDDADTFFILQQCAISDKYSGVRQTAVEELARGFKEEPEILPWLKQRTTADNDQYVRRAAMQELARGFKDDPDTLLILQQRAIADQYSDVRRAAVQELARGFKNYPDTLLILKQRATTDDNEYVRRTALQELAKNFTNDLDILPILKKHATSDKYADVRQAAVQELARRFKNDPETLVILKKRATVDKSSNVRQVAVQELARGFKDQLDLFEVFYTCAINDPFTREYSFQDNPRQVALEAITEQYPHYPQTLPLLRDRAANDPDEQVRDLAKKKLAELG is encoded by the coding sequence ATGATAATAATAGATTGGCTGGCTGTTTGGGGCGTAACTCAAGCTGTCGGGTTTACTTTTAAACCGATTTTTGAGGAATTAGCAAAAGACGTAGTAAAAGACTGGGCTAAGGATTTATTAAAATGTATACCAAAGAACATTTCGCAGCAACTAAAAAAGGAAGATATTGAAATTGCTGCTGGTAAAGCATTAAAAGAATTTTTAGAATTAATGCAGCAGGAATTAGAAGATGCAGACATAGAAGAGATAGAACTCAAACAATATACGAAAATATTAAAGAATTTCATTAGCAATCCATTTATCAGAGAAACTCTCGGTTATCCTTTCCAATCAGACTGTCAATTTTTAGATTATCAGGCACTTTCTCGTACTTGGTATGAAATGAATTTACCGAATTTACCCCAAAAGTTTGATTGGGAAAGACTCACCAAAAGATATGTAAAAAAAGTAAAAGCAATTATTCGAGAATCAGATAAGTTACGCTCTCTATTAGATAGTCAAACTTTAGAGGAACTAAGTAAAAATCTGCAAAAAATAGCTGGAGTTCCCACAGATTTTGATTTACATAGATATCAAGAAGGACTTTATGAGCGTTACGGCAATCTCAAGTTAGATAGTTTAGATACCACTGGGTATGCTTATAATGAATTGAAGTTATGGCGGATGTTTATTGCCCAGAATGTCCGGGAAGTTCACCAAGTTTTACCCCAAGTACATGAATTACCCAAAGAACATTTCAAAAAGCTCAGAGATGCTAATCAAATAGAAGCAGAAATTTTATTAGAAGAGTTAGAAGGCTACCGCAGAGTTTATTTTGAACAACCAATAGTTTCGGTTCTAGATATTATCAATAATCCAGTTTATAAATATATAGTTATTTTAGGTGATCCAGGTTCAGGAAAATCAACGTTATTGCAATTTTTAGCACTAAATTGGGCAGAAACACCATTAAATAACATAATTTCTCAACCTATCCCTTTGTTAATTGAGTTACGCACTTATATTAGAAGAAGAGAAAATAATGAGTGCAGTAATTTTTTAGAGTTTTTTCATAAATGTAGTGGCATAGTTCATCATCTCAATCAAAATCAACTACACGAACATTTAAAAACTGGCAATGCTTTAGTGATGTTTGATGGTTTAGATGAAGTTTTTGAATTAGGCAAAAGAGAAGATGTCATTACAGACATTCATCGCTTTACTAATGTCTATCCTCATGTGCGGGTAATTGTCACTTCTCGCGTGATTGGCTATAAACCCCAACGCTTGCGAGATGCAGAATTTCGCCATTTTATGCTGCAAGATTTAGAAGCAGAACAGATTCAAGATTTTATCATTCGCTGGCATGAGTTAACGTTTCATGATGAAGAAGATAAGTTACGCAAACGTGAGCGTTTACACAGAGCAATTGATACTTCAAAATCTATCGCAGAATTGGCAGGAAATCCGCTGTTATTAACGATGATGGCAATTCTCAATCGCAACCAAGAATTACCACGAGATAGAGCCACACTTTATGAACAAGCATCACGGGTGCTGCTACATCAATGGGATGTAGAACGCGCTTTGGTAGAAGATTCCCGCCTCGATCCAAAAACTATTGATTATAAAGATAAACAAGCAATGTTGCGTCAAGTTGCATATCACATGCAAACTAGTGCTAAAGGTTTGACTGGTAATTTAATTAGTGTTAATGATTTAGAAAAAATTTTGATTCGGTATTTAAAAAATATTGAATTTGAATACCCGACTAAAGTGGCGAGAGTGATGATTAATCAATTAAGGACTCGCAATTTTATGTTATGTTTTTTAGGCGCAGATTATTATGCTTTTGTGCATCGTACTTTTTTAGAATATTTTTGTGCTTGGGAGTTTGTTTGGCAATTTAAAGAAACACAAACACTTTCTATTAAAGAATTAAATAATGAAGTTTTTGAAAAGCATTGGCGTTATGAAACTTGGCATGAAGTTTTGCGCCTGATTACGGGGATGATTGAGCCGCGGTTTGTTTGTGAAATTCTGGAATATTTAATGGCACAAAATGGGGAAGCAGAAAAGTTTATCAATCTTTTTTTAGCTGCTAAGTGCCTGGCAGAAGTGCGAAATCGGTTGTTAGTAACAACAACGGCGAATAAATTATTGCATCGGCTGAAAGAGTTAACTAAATATGACCTAGGTTATTATTATCAACCTTATCGAGATGAAGAAGAAACTAAATTAGTTCAAGAAATTCGGACTAAAGCTGTAACATCTGTAGCAACGACTTGGAAAGATGATGCTGATACTTTAGTTTGGTTGAAACAACTGGCTAATGCTGATGAACATGAAGATGTGCGACGGACATCAGTGCAAGAATTGGCGAGAAGCTTTCGAGATCATGTTGATACTTTGGTATGGCTAAAACAACGGGCGATCGCAGATAATGATTGGACGGTACGCCAAGTAGCATTGCAAGAATTAGCGAGAAATTTCAAAGATGATCTAGAAATTCTCCCTATGCTGCAACAACGCGCCACAACAGATGAGAATGAATATGTGCGCCAAGCCGCTGTGCAAGAATTAGCCAGAGGTTTTAAAGACAAACCCGATATTTTACACTGGCTGAAACAGCGTGTGACTGCGGATAATTCTGGGACAGTGCGACAAGTTGCAGTGCAAGAATTAGCGCGAAGCTTTAAAGATGACTTAGAAACTCTTGTTTGGCTAAAACAACGCACCACTGATAATGACTGGACTGTGCGCCAAGTTGCAGTGCAAGAATTAGCCAGGGGTTTTAAAGATGATCTTGATACTCTTTTTATCCTTAAACAATGCGCTATTACAGATGAGAACGAATATGTGCGCCAAGCTGCTGTGCAAGAATTAGCCAGGGTTTTCAAAGACGATGCTGATACTTTCTTCATTCTGCAACAATGCGCCATATCTGATAAATATTCGGGTGTACGACAAACCGCAGTTGAGGAATTGGCGAGGGGTTTCAAAGAAGAACCAGAAATTTTGCCTTGGCTAAAACAACGTACTACGGCTGATAATGATCAGTATGTGCGTCGCGCTGCTATGCAAGAATTAGCTAGGGGATTTAAAGATGATCCTGATACTCTCTTGATTTTGCAACAACGAGCGATCGCTGATCAATATTCTGATGTGCGCCGCGCCGCCGTGCAAGAATTAGCGAGGGGATTCAAAAATTACCCCGATACTTTGCTGATTTTAAAACAACGCGCCACAACAGATGATAATGAATATGTTCGCCGCACAGCATTGCAAGAACTCGCTAAGAATTTCACAAATGACCTTGATATTCTTCCCATCCTGAAAAAACACGCGACATCAGATAAATATGCAGATGTGCGCCAAGCCGCTGTGCAAGAATTAGCCAGAAGATTCAAAAATGATCCTGAAACTCTCGTCATTCTCAAAAAACGCGCCACTGTAGATAAATCATCTAATGTGCGACAAGTGGCTGTGCAAGAGTTAGCCAGAGGTTTTAAAGACCAACTTGATTTGTTTGAAGTGTTTTACACCTGTGCTATTAATGACCCTTTTACACGGGAATATAGTTTTCAAGATAACCCCCGCCAAGTTGCACTAGAAGCAATTACCGAACAATATCCCCACTATCCACAAACATTACCATTGTTGCGCGATCGCGCCGCCAATGACCCAGATGAGCAAGTGCGCGACTTGGCTAAAAAAAAGTTAGCAGAATTAGGCTAA
- a CDS encoding putative acetyltransferase, with product MQLIENFATNRLLAERLQFQHLNELNWMHQNQQVMATLGGVRSDEATRLFIFNNLHHWQRYGFGLWVFRDKVNHQFVGRAGLRHTDVEGNNEVELAYALMAKFWGQGLATEMGEKILQVGFEILKLREVVCFTLTTNKSSQRVMEKLGFKHERELIYANLPHLFYRLKV from the coding sequence ATGCAATTAATTGAAAATTTTGCCACCAATCGCCTGTTAGCTGAACGGCTACAATTTCAACATTTAAATGAATTAAATTGGATGCACCAAAATCAACAAGTGATGGCAACTTTAGGTGGTGTGCGTTCTGATGAAGCAACCCGTTTGTTTATTTTCAATAACTTGCATCATTGGCAGCGTTATGGGTTTGGTTTATGGGTATTTCGAGATAAAGTTAATCATCAATTCGTTGGTCGTGCTGGTCTTCGCCATACTGATGTAGAAGGTAATAATGAAGTTGAATTAGCTTATGCTCTTATGGCTAAATTCTGGGGTCAAGGATTAGCGACTGAAATGGGAGAAAAAATATTGCAGGTAGGTTTTGAAATCCTGAAGTTGCGGGAAGTAGTTTGTTTTACTCTTACGACTAATAAATCTTCACAGAGGGTGATGGAAAAGTTGGGTTTTAAGCACGAGCGTGAGCTTATTTATGCTAATTTACCTCATTTGTTTTATCGATTAAAGGTTTAA
- a CDS encoding O-methyltransferase family protein: protein MSNSKTLNLTQNLYEYLLSVSLREPEVLLQLRQETAHHPRANMQVAPEQGQFLALLVKLIGAKKTLEVGVFTGYSSLSVALALPPDGKIIACDVSEEFTSVARRYWEKAGVADKIDLRIAPATETLEYLLAQNQAETFDLAFIDADKENYYIYYEFALKLVRPGGLIAIDNVLWSGRVTQLELQDSSTTAIREFNSKLSQDDRIDLSLIPVADGLTLARKR, encoded by the coding sequence ATGTCTAATAGTAAAACACTGAACCTGACACAAAATTTGTACGAATATCTCTTGTCTGTATCTCTACGGGAACCAGAAGTACTTTTGCAGCTACGACAAGAGACTGCTCACCATCCCCGTGCAAATATGCAGGTTGCACCGGAACAAGGACAGTTTTTAGCACTGTTGGTCAAGTTAATTGGTGCAAAGAAAACTTTGGAAGTGGGAGTTTTTACTGGCTATAGTTCTTTGAGTGTTGCTTTGGCATTACCGCCTGATGGTAAAATTATTGCTTGTGATGTTAGCGAAGAGTTTACATCTGTGGCTCGGCGCTATTGGGAGAAAGCAGGTGTGGCAGATAAAATTGACTTGCGAATTGCTCCAGCGACGGAAACTTTAGAGTATCTTTTAGCACAAAATCAAGCGGAAACTTTTGACTTGGCCTTTATCGATGCAGATAAGGAAAACTACTATATTTATTACGAATTTGCGTTAAAGTTAGTGCGTCCTGGTGGTTTAATTGCGATTGATAATGTGCTGTGGTCTGGAAGAGTGACTCAATTAGAACTACAGGACTCATCTACCACAGCTATTCGTGAGTTTAACAGCAAGTTATCTCAAGACGATCGCATAGATCTAAGTTTGATTCCAGTTGCCGATGGACTAACGTTAGCACGCAAGCGTTAA
- a CDS encoding dual specificity protein phosphatase, with translation MTKNIYRFAAAWEHEPIVFGASRPGYSHQKVYNWIEFMKQQNIQRVCCLLSEEQLAFYPHLLGIYQQEFGSQKVCWTPIEDFHFANLETLTQKILPFLLAADKESEKVVVHCSGGIGRTGHVLAAWLVSMRGFSNQDAIAAVRRTGRNPYEAAIAAALTLRNPFKVVKELNILLDNCRLAF, from the coding sequence ATGACTAAAAATATATACAGATTTGCTGCGGCTTGGGAGCATGAGCCAATTGTATTTGGAGCTTCCAGACCAGGGTACTCCCATCAAAAAGTATATAATTGGATTGAGTTTATGAAACAGCAAAATATCCAACGAGTTTGCTGTCTTCTGAGCGAAGAACAATTAGCTTTCTATCCTCATCTTTTAGGCATATATCAACAAGAATTTGGTAGTCAAAAAGTTTGTTGGACACCTATTGAAGATTTCCATTTTGCTAATTTAGAAACACTCACACAAAAAATACTTCCTTTTTTATTAGCAGCAGACAAAGAAAGTGAGAAAGTAGTTGTACACTGCTCTGGTGGGATTGGCCGCACTGGTCATGTACTAGCTGCATGGTTAGTGAGTATGCGGGGATTCTCTAATCAAGATGCGATCGCCGCCGTGAGAAGAACAGGTAGAAATCCTTATGAAGCTGCGATCGCTGCTGCGTTAACTCTGAGAAATCCCTTCAAAGTTGTAAAGGAACTGAATATCCTCTTAGATAATTGTCGTCTAGCATTCTAG
- a CDS encoding exonuclease: MMNWNQYDYLLVLDLEATCCDQGTIKRYEMEIIEIGAVMVKAQDLTIIDEFQTFIKPVRYPILTDFCKSLTSITQTQVDQAPGYSEAIAILQKWLSHYPNAVFGSWGDYDRNQFKQDSKFHNLPFPIAYPHINLKQQFSESQSLSKRYGMAEALQLVNIELQGRHHRGIDDARNIAKLLPWILNRQKL, from the coding sequence ATGATGAATTGGAATCAATATGATTATTTATTAGTACTCGATTTAGAAGCCACTTGTTGCGATCAAGGAACTATCAAACGGTATGAGATGGAAATCATCGAAATTGGAGCCGTTATGGTTAAGGCACAAGATTTAACAATCATTGATGAGTTTCAAACGTTTATCAAGCCGGTTCGTTATCCAATACTCACAGATTTCTGCAAATCATTGACATCGATTACGCAGACACAAGTTGATCAGGCTCCAGGATATTCCGAAGCGATCGCAATACTGCAAAAATGGTTGTCTCATTATCCCAATGCTGTGTTCGGTTCCTGGGGAGACTATGATCGTAACCAGTTTAAACAAGACAGCAAGTTTCACAATCTTCCCTTTCCCATTGCCTATCCTCATATAAATCTCAAACAGCAGTTTAGTGAAAGTCAAAGCTTATCTAAGCGATACGGTATGGCAGAAGCGTTGCAACTCGTAAATATAGAACTACAAGGAAGACATCATCGTGGCATTGATGATGCGAGAAATATTGCTAAACTTTTGCCTTGGATTTTGAACAGACAAAAGTTGTAG